The Sporohalobacter salinus region TCTCAGCAATTACAGCAAAACCAATTCCACCTAAAATAATCAGAGTAGAAATTACTAAATTAATAGTTAAATCTCCTGTGAAATTTTCCAAACTATTACCAAAAATATCAAACCCAGCATTATTAAAAGCAGAAACTGAATGAAAAACTGCTAAATAAAAAGCCTTTAAAGGAGCATAATCAAAAATCAAACGTGCAAATAAAATTAAAGCACCTAAACCTTCTATAACTAAAGTAACAAATAAAACATACCGAACTAATCTAATAATTCCTGATAATTCAAATTGATCTAAATCTTGTTTGATTACTAGCCTTTCTCTAAGAGTAATCTTTTTACCAACAATCATAGCAAAAAGAGTGGACATACTCATGATTCCCAGACCACCAATTTGAATTAAAATTAAAATTACAACTTGACCAAAACCAGAAAAGAAATGCTTGGTATTTTCAACAATCAATCCTGTAACTGCCGTAGCAGAGGTGGCAGTAAATAAAGCATCAATAAAAGGCATTCTAACTCCACTAGCTGTAGAAATTGGCAGTGATAATAAAATCGTTCCGGTTAAAATAACAACTAAATAACCTAATGAAAGAAACTGAGCTGGAGTTAAGTTATCTAGACTAAATTTGTCATTCAACTTCATAATTAACATCCCCTTATTTACTACAATCATATTATTCTTATAAATTCAAAAACCACAGGAAAACCTACTTTCTCCTGTGGTTAGCGGTCTTCCTCTTTCAATGCCTACGAAGTTAGCTGTCGGATTCGGGTTGAAAGAGTAACCCTACCAAACATTAGAAATAATAAATCTAATGTTTAGATTCACCCCAAAAAAAGTGGGTCCTCCGCTTCCAAATGGAATTCGGCACATCAAGACTAGTTATCCAATTTTATTGATTATATTATACTACAACTCAGAAATGATGTAAAGTAAAAAGCATGGAGATAATATAAAACTCCATGCCGCCAAAATAATTAAATATTTTCTTTAGCTAAGTCAACTAAATCAGCAAATTCATCTTCATTGTTAACAGCTAATTCGGCTAACATCTTACGATTAATATCGACATCAGCTTCTCTTAAACCGTGAATAAATCTACTATATGAAAGATCATGCTGTCTCGCTGCAGCATTAATACGCGTAATCCATAATTTTCTGAAGTTACGCTTTTTCTGTTTTCTATCACGATAAGCATAATTTAATGATTTCATTACTTGCTGTTTAGCAGGTCGATATAACTTACTTCGCGTTCCAAAATATCCTTTAGCTAATTTGAAAATCTTCTTTCTTCGCTTACGTCGCTTATTACCTCTTTTAACGCGCGGCATCCTAATCCCTCCTATCCATTATACTATTTAACTTCTAGTCATTCGGCATCAATGTATCTAATGTATCTTCATCACACTTCTTCACAGTAGCATCCTTACGCAATTCTCTCTTCTTATCAGATGATTTTTTAGTCATTAAATGATTTCTCTTTGTTTTCTTACGTTTATACTTACCTTTAGATGTCTTTTTAAATCTCTTTTTAGCACCTTTATGTGTCTTCATTTTAGGCATAAATTTATTTACCTCCTAATTTCTATCACTTTTTGGGGTTAAAATCATTAACATATTCCGACCTTCCATTGTCGGTTTAGTCTCCATCTTAGCTAGATCCTCTAATTCAGAATAGTAATCTTCCATTAAATCATAACCTAAATCTTTATGAGTAATCTCTCTACCTCTAAACTTAATCTTAACTTTTACTTTATCTTTATTCTTTAAAAATCTTTCCCCCATATTTACCTTAACATTGAAATCATGTTCTTCAATTTTAACACTCATTTGAACTTCTTTAACGTTCATTACATTCTGATTTTGTTTAGCCTTTTGAGCTTTTTTAGCTTGCTCATACTTATACTTCCCATAGTCAAGGATTCTACACACAGGTGGCTCAGCATTAGGAGCTACCTCAACTAAATCCAAACCTCTATCCTTAGCTATGTCTAAACCTTTTTTCAACGGCATAATACCTATCTGATCTCCATCATTATTGACAACCCTAATTTCCCTAGCTCTAATCTTTTCGTTAACCCTTAAATCGTCGTTACTAATTATTACACACCTCCTAAAGTATTGAACCAAGATCTCAACAAAGCTGTCGTTACCAACAGTTTTACTTAAAATATAATAAACGGATAGCCTATTTAGACATAGACCACCCGCTTAATTCAATAATTAGCCATACTACTTCTAATTATTAGAAATAGTAGATTAACTTATTAACCTCATCAGCTCTAGCCGATAGGTGAGAAGCGGATGGCTTCTACTTTATTGTCCACTCAATTATAGCATATCAATTCAGCTAAGTCAAACATAAATTGAAGAATTACATAATTTCTAAATTATAAATCAAATTTCTTTACTAATCCACCTAATTTTTGAGCTCTATTTGCCAATTCTTGAGCAGAATTGGATATTTCAGAAGACATACTCTTAATTTCTTCAGAGGTGCTCATTATTTGATCACTATCATCTTCTAATTCTTGCAAGAGAGTAGATGCTTCTTTAATTTGCTTTGTTGTCTGCTCAATTGAAGTTTCGATTTCTGAAAAGACTACTCCAGTTTCTTGAACTACTCCTTTTCCACTTTTAGCCTTTTCTTTTACTTCTTCTATAGCTTCTAAACCAGCTTTTGATTTGCCTTGGGTTTCTTCAATTAATTCTTTGATATCCTCCGTTGCTTGTGAAGTCTCTTCTGCTAAATTTTTAATTTCATCAGCTACTACTGCAAATCCTTCTCCTGCTTCTCCTGCCCGTGCTGCCTCAATAGCTGCATTCAAAGCTAACAAATTAGTCTGTTCTGCTATTTCCGTAATCAACCCTACTATTTTACCAATTTCTTCGGTTTTACTCGCTAGACTATTAATCACTTCTACTGTTCCATCTACAGCTTCATCAATATCTTCCATTCTAGTAGTTACTTTATCTAAATTTTCATCCCCTGCTTTAGCTTCTGAGGTAGCACTTTGAGCTTGATCAGTTACTTGCTGTGTTGAAGTAGCTATTCTTTTGATCTTATTCATCATATTTTCTAAATGATTATTAGTTTCCTCAACATTAGCATTACCTTCTTCGGCTGTTGCTGATAGTTCTTCACTATAAGCAGATAAATCTTCTATTGATCCAGATATATTCTCTACTATTTCTACTAAGTTAAACCGCATTTGGTTTAAGGCTTGGACTAATTCACCAACTTCATCCTCAGTCTGCACCTCTAATTCTTCTATATCTAATTTGCCCTCAGCTATCTTTTGAGCAAAGTCTATAGCTGGTTTAATAGGCTTAGTCACTATATTTGAAATTAAAGTAATTACTATTATAATTAAGATACCTACTATAGCTGAAACTCCAATTACTCTAGACCTAATCCCTGATACTATATCTTGCAAACTCTGATTCAAATGATAAGGAGTAAACTGAACCTTTATTTTTCCTATCTTTTCCCCATTCTTTTTAATTAATGTAGTTTTAGTTATTAATTCTCCTTTTTTATCCTTACTTTCGAAATTAACATAATCTTCTCCTTCACTATTTTTAACTGTTATCTTAACAATTTCTCTATCTTCAAAATAAGGAGTGAGATTTTTCTTTAAACCTGACTTATTAAAGTTCCATAATAAATCAGCACTTATTTGCGGTAAAATAGACATTGTAGTTTCTATTTTATTCTGTAACTGCCGATCATTTTTGTGTTCTTGTACGGTAGTCAAATAATCAACTAAATACCAAGTTAAAAAGCTAAAAGAAATAAGTAGGATTATTACTGTGGGAATAATAAATTTGTACTTTATTTTATTTAATTTAAAATTCATTTTTCAACTCCCCTTTTTTCAAAATTTGATTTTCTAACCCATATAACTTTTAATACTAAAATTAGAAGTGCAAATATAATTTAACTATAAATCATTAAATAGTCTTGAATTATTTCTTTAATATATCTTTTCTAAATTTGAATTTTATCATTATATAAAGAATACTAAAAATAGCTTCTGCTTCTTAACTACTAATTTACAGTATCCCCTCCTCCAAATAATTTTTAATTATTTTAGAAAATATCTATAATTTAAAATAATATTCAAAACTTTTTTTCATATTACTTTATTTCCCCATAGAATCTAAAACTCCTTTATATTTCTATTTTTTACATAATAAAAATACATAAAACTGGGTAGGAGATATATCTCCTACCCAGTTTTATTTAAGCTTTATTTTCTATTTCTTCTATGATATCTGTTTTAAACTCTTCTAACTTAAAGCTACCTAAATCTCCTTCTCGTCTATCCCGAACTGCTACTGTACTTTCTTCAATCTCGTCATCTCCTACTATTAACATATAAGGAATCTGCTGCACTTGTGCTTCTCGAATCTTATAACCGACTTTTTCCTGCCGAGCATCAACTTCTACTCGAACCCCAGTAGCTGCTAATTCTTCTTTCACTTGATAAGCATAATCTAAGTGATCATCAGTTATAGGAATTACTTCTGCCTGAATTGGTGCTAACCAAGTGGGGAAAGCTCCGGCATAATGCTCAATTAGAATCCCCATAAACCGTTCTAAACTACCAAATATAGCTCTATGAATCATTACTGGTCGATGCTCTTCTCCATCTTGACCTATATAAGTTAAATCAAACCGTTCTGGCATCTGAAAATCAAGTTGAACAGTTCCACACTGCCAAGTTCTACCTAGACAGTCTTCTAAATGGAAGTCAATTTTCGGACCATAAAATGCCCCATCTCCTTCGTTTACTTTATAATCTAATCCATTAGCTTCAATAGCTTCACGCAGAGCATCTGTTGCTTTCTCCCATAATTCATCAGCTCCCATAGCTTTATCAGGCTTAGTACTCAATTCAACTCTGTAATTAAATCCAAAGGGAGCATAAATCCTATCTACTAACTTAATTACTCCAGTAAGCTCTTCTTCAATCTGAGATTGTAAGCAGAAAATATGAGCATCATCCTGAGTAAAATTCCTCACTCGCATTAAACCATGTAAAGTACCAGATCGTTCATGACGGTGTACTAATCCTAATTCTCCCATTCTAATTGGCAAATCACGATAACTACGCATCTTATCCTTATAAACTAAGATACCACCAGGACAGTTCATAGGTTTTACTGCATGAGGTT contains the following coding sequences:
- the rplT gene encoding 50S ribosomal protein L20, which produces MPRVKRGNKRRKRRKKIFKLAKGYFGTRSKLYRPAKQQVMKSLNYAYRDRKQKKRNFRKLWITRINAAARQHDLSYSRFIHGLREADVDINRKMLAELAVNNEDEFADLVDLAKENI
- the rpmI gene encoding 50S ribosomal protein L35 codes for the protein MPKMKTHKGAKKRFKKTSKGKYKRKKTKRNHLMTKKSSDKKRELRKDATVKKCDEDTLDTLMPND
- the infC gene encoding translation initiation factor IF-3; the protein is MVQYFRRCVIISNDDLRVNEKIRAREIRVVNNDGDQIGIMPLKKGLDIAKDRGLDLVEVAPNAEPPVCRILDYGKYKYEQAKKAQKAKQNQNVMNVKEVQMSVKIEEHDFNVKVNMGERFLKNKDKVKVKIKFRGREITHKDLGYDLMEDYYSELEDLAKMETKPTMEGRNMLMILTPKSDRN
- a CDS encoding methyl-accepting chemotaxis protein, with the translated sequence MNFKLNKIKYKFIIPTVIILLISFSFLTWYLVDYLTTVQEHKNDRQLQNKIETTMSILPQISADLLWNFNKSGLKKNLTPYFEDREIVKITVKNSEGEDYVNFESKDKKGELITKTTLIKKNGEKIGKIKVQFTPYHLNQSLQDIVSGIRSRVIGVSAIVGILIIIVITLISNIVTKPIKPAIDFAQKIAEGKLDIEELEVQTEDEVGELVQALNQMRFNLVEIVENISGSIEDLSAYSEELSATAEEGNANVEETNNHLENMMNKIKRIATSTQQVTDQAQSATSEAKAGDENLDKVTTRMEDIDEAVDGTVEVINSLASKTEEIGKIVGLITEIAEQTNLLALNAAIEAARAGEAGEGFAVVADEIKNLAEETSQATEDIKELIEETQGKSKAGLEAIEEVKEKAKSGKGVVQETGVVFSEIETSIEQTTKQIKEASTLLQELEDDSDQIMSTSEEIKSMSSEISNSAQELANRAQKLGGLVKKFDL